A window of Candidatus Margulisiibacteriota bacterium genomic DNA:
CCCCTACTGCGGTAAGCATTATGACCTCCGCTTCGGCGCCCTGCGGGCTTTCCTTGATCTTTTTTAGCAGAGTAATGCCGTCGCATCCGTCCATCTTAATGTCAAGAACAACAATATCAACGCTGTTGTTCTTAAGTTTTAAGACGGCATCCTTGGGATCGGAACACAAAATAAGGTTGTAGAAAGGCTTAAGGACAGCTTTCAGCGTCTCAAGAATGTCCTTTTCGTCATCAACGGCCAGGACGGTATGCTTTGGTTTTGGCATTGTCAGATCTTGACAAGTCTTGCCTCTGTTATGCCGCTGAGCTTTTCCATCTTTTTCAGCAGCTCATCCGGTACTGTATTGTCTATATTCAGGACCATTACGGCCTTTCCGCCGACCGACTGCCTGCCGACATCCATCGAAGCTATATTGACCTTGTTGTCGCCGAGCAGCGTCCCCATGGAGCCTATTATGCCGGGCTTATCGGTATGCGAGGTGATTATCATATAGCCCGAGGGGACAACATCGGTCCGAAAGTCGTCTATGCGAACCAGTCTTTCTCCGAACGAACCCTGGACACAGCCGGCGACCAGACGGGACTTATCCTTCGAAGAGGCTTTTACCATTATAAGATTGGAAAAATCCTCGGCTTCCAGGCTCTTTATCTCTTTTATCTTAATTCCTCTCTCCTTTGCAATAACTCCCGCATTGACCAGGTTAACAGCTTCGGCAAGCGCGCTTTCAAGAAGCCCTTTTAAAACCGAAACAGTAAGAGGAGAAACATTGAGCTCCGAAAGCTCTCCTAAATAGGAGATCTCAACCTCTTCTATCGCTCCGTCCAGTATCTGGGCCGCGAACTTCCCAAGCTTTTCTGCCAGCCTTAAATACGGCTTGACCGGGGCCAGCACATCGGGCCTCATTGAAGGGATATTAACGGCCGCCCTTGCGCTTTCGCCCTTGAACACATCAATTATCTGGTCCACCACATCGACCGCCACATTTACCTGGGCCTCAAGCGTTGAGGCCCCCAGGTGCGGGGTAGCGATCACATTTTCGAGCTCTACAAGCGGATTACCCGTTGCCGGTTCCTTTTCAAAAACATCTATTGCAGCCGCTTTGACTTTTCCTGACTTAAGCGCCTCCGCCAGGTCTGCTTCGTCAATAATCCCTCCTCTGGCACAGTTGATTATCCTGACCCCGTCCTTCATTATGGAGAACTTGTCCTTGTTTATCAGTTTAAGGGTCTCTTTGGTCTTTGGTATATGGAAAGTGATATAGTCCGACAAGCTAAGGACGCTGTCAAGGTCTTTCACATCCACTCCCAGTTTTTTTGCATAATCCTCGTTCACAAAGGGATCATAGGCCACGACCCGCATGCCAAGAGCCTGGGCATAGGAGGCAACGCGGCTTCCTATCTTGCCAAGCCCTACGACCCCCAGCACCTTGTTATAGAGCTCGCTGCCCATGAACTTGCCTCTTTCCCATTTACCGCCCTTTAAGGACGCTACGGCCTGTGGGATATTTCTTGCCATTGACATCATCATCGCAAAAGAAAGCTCCGCCGCCGCTATGGTATTTCCTTCCGGCGAATTCACCACCACTATCCCCTTTTTGGTGGCGGCCTCCAGGTTGACATTGTCCACTCCGACCCCCGCTCTTGCAATGATCTTAAGATTTGCGGCAGCATTGATTATAGCCGGGGTGACCTTGGTCTCGCTCCTGACTATCATCGCATCATAAGCGGCAATAATCCCGACAAGCTGCTCTTCGGTCTGGCCGGTTATTACATCAACGGAAAGGCCCGCGCCTTTTAGCTTTTCTACGCCTTCTTTGGCAAGTTTGTCGGCTACCAGGACTTTCATTTTAGTATCTCCTCCATGGCCGCCACTCCGGCTCCCTGTTCTATTTTTGAGCCGAGCTCAACAAGCTCTATCTCAAGAGCCGCCATAGCGGCAAGGAGTTCCATCTTGTCTATATAGCCCAGATGACCTATCCTGAAGACCTTTCCTTTTAAGTCCTCCTGCCCGCCGGCCAGGACAACACCGTATTTTTCCCTGATCTTTTTGCGCAGGGCATCGGCATCCATTCCTTCGGGAGGGAACACTGCGGTCACGGCTTTAGAAGCAACGCTGTCGCCTGCAAGAAGTTTTAAACCGAGGGCTTTTACGCCTGCGCGCACTGCCTTTGACATTTTTTCGTGGCGGGCAAAGATGTTTTCAAGACCTTCCTCTCTAAGCATTCTTATAGCTTCCTGCATTCCGTAGATGACCGATACGGCCGGAGTCCACGGGGTCTCGCCTATTTCCGCGAATTTCATTGCAGCCTTAAAATCAAAATAGAACCTGGGCATCTTTGCGTTCTCGTGCGCGGCCCAGGCCTTTTTGCTGACAGCCACAAAAGCAAGTCCCGGAGGCACCATGAACGCTTTTTGCGAACCGGACACAACTACGTCCAATTCCCATTCATCAGTTTTTAGAGGAGCCGTCAGCAGCCCTGATACCGCATCAACAATGATAAGAGCGCCGTGTTTTTTGACAACCTTTGCGATCGATCCAATATCGTTAAGAACTCCGGTCGAGGTCTCATTCTGCTGAACAAGCACCGCCTTGATCTTCTTGTCCTTGTCCTGCGCCAGCTTTTCTTCTACCGTCTTAAGGTCAACGGCTTTGCCTCTTTCGAACTTGACCTCATCAACATCCGCGCCGTAGGCCCTGGCTATCTTGGCAAATCTGTTGCCAAAGGCGCCTATATTTAAGGATAGGACCTTATCCCCGGGTGACAAGAAATTGACGATGGCGCTTTCCATCCCTCCCGTGCCCGAGGTTGTGAGCGTGATGACATCATTTTTGGTCTGATAAGCCCACTTGACGCCTTCCACTATTTCTTTGATTATCGAAGAAAATGAAGGACCCCGGTGGTTTATCATCTGTTTTCCCATAGCGGCCAGCACTCTGTTCGGGACCGGGGTGGGACCTGGGATCAAAAGGTACTCTTTGAACGCCATCTGTTCTCTCCTTTTTCAGTTTAGATTTGTAGTATATATTGTACCAGTTTTGAGAAACAAATAAAATAAGCCCCCGCTCGGAGGGGGGCTTATAGAAGTCGGGGCTAAAATGTCTACTCTATCGGATGTGTCGGCGCTTCTCCTCTTATAATAGGCAGGATATTCTGCTCGATCGCCAGGGTCTGCATTCTTAGCCTTACCGCAGGGCCTTCTATCCCATCCCTGCTTCCGGCGGCGCTGCCAGTATGCCCTGTTATCCTGGCGTTCGCAAGTTCAGCAAGGCCCCTGTGCGTATCGTTTGCTTCATCAACCAGGACATCCGCCATATATCTTGCCAAAGGCCTTGAATTAAGATGTGCCATAACGGCTCCCTCGTCAACTACAGGCCCTCTGGAAGTGTTGATTATAGCCGCGTATGACTTAAGCATTGCCAGCTCCTTTTCCCCCAGCCAACCTCTTGTCTCGTCAGTAAGCTTTGGTATCATTACCAGAAAATCCGCCTGCCTAAGAAGGCTTTCTTTGTCATCAACAAATGTTACCCCGGCATATCCTGCCCTGGCTTCCTGCGGCAGATAAGGATCATAAGCAACGATGTTCATGCCAAGAGCCTGTGCTCTGACAGCCACTGCCGAGCCGATCCTTCCGAATCCGACAAGTGATAGTGTCAGTCCTGTAAGGGAGGGTCCGGAAAAGACATTTTGTTCAAATCCATGCCTAATAGTGACGGTGTTAGGATCCAAAACATTCGGCGCGTTATTAATGCGCCTTGCAAAAGGAAGCCTTATTATGTAGTCATGCTCCTGTCCGATATTGGAAGAAATTTCCAGATCCTTTAGGCCAAAAGGGTTAGCATCTCTTGGCGCAAGAATGCCCCTGAACATAGAAGATATCCCTCTTGCTTCTTCAGGGACAAGCACACCTACTGTTCTTTCTATCCCCGCCTCTTTGTCCATGGCAAGCTGGTCATGGAAAATAGTTCTTTCACTGCCCACTCCGCAGCCTACAAACCTGCCGCTTCGCACGAACTCATACATATCCTGAAGTCTCAGAACTCTGCTCAAGAAAAGTCCGAACAGGAATTGAGCGAATGTTTGCTGTGAAGATATGTCCGTCGGGTAACTTGCAATGTATTCAAGAGGTATGCCGGTCTCCCCTTCCTGTGCAATAGAATCTGTTATCCTGAAATGCGAGTCAAGGATAAGGCCTGTGGTCAGCTCGGCCATGGCATTTGTGAGCGGGCCGGGAGCATAAGTATACGCCAGCCCTCTGTTCTTTATATAGGCGCCGTCAGAATTATCGTACCCTGTTGACCAGTGGCACACCGCCTGAAGAGCAGGCATCATACCAAGCACAGGCTCTTTGAACTGGTATTTTACAAAGGGCATGACCACGGATATACCGGGATCTGCTTTTGCCACCGCCTGCAGCTGCGCAACAGGGTCTGTTAAGGGCTCAGAGTCCGGACAGAGCACGGTAAAAGCTGCTCCGGCTTTGGCAAGCAGGGCAAGCGCCCTAGTATCTACGGGGTCAGGTATCAGAATATTTGCAGGTACTCCGCTCCTGTGGTTTAGCTGCTCTGAAGGAACAAATCTTGCCCAGTTGGCCCCGTTGGGTCTTAAAATTGAAGACTGCCCTCCCAAGTATCTTCCGCCTGCGTTAGCTGCCTCATAAAAGTTAACCGCCATTATCATTACCTCCTGTTATAATATCCATACAAGGTTTCATCGGATCAATTTTGAGCGGATTTCAAAGAATATGATGGGGGCCAAAAATCGAAGAGCCGGCTTTCGCCGGCTCTTTTTTATCTCTTGGTGTACTGGAAGCGTTTCCTGGCGCGTTTGCGGCCGTATTTTTTTCTCTCCTTGGCTCTGGGGTCCCTGGCAAGACATCCTGCTTTTGACAGTTGAGGCTTTAGTGCGGCATCTATGCGGCACAGAGCCCTTGCAATGCCGAGCTTGACCGCATCGGCCTGCGAAGCCACTCCTCCTCCCCTGCACAGGACCTCGGCATCGTAAGAGGACAGTTGATTTACTATGACAAGCGGCTCCAGGATAGAAGAAATCAAAAGCTGGCGGCTAGAAACATACTGTCTGTAGTCCCTTTTATTAATGAATATGGCGCCGCTGCCGGGATAAAGGAACACTCTTGCAACTGAGGTCTTTCTTCTCCCCACCGCAACAGCAAGCGGCTTTTTACGAAGATCTTTTTTGCTCTCTTTTTTGAAATGAGTTGTCTTTTCGGATGCTCCGGTCTCACCCGCTGCCGCGGCTATTTTTTTCCTTGCCGGCTTTTTCGCTGTCTTCTTTGTCTCCTGGCTTTCGGTCATTTTTTTACTCCTTTTAAACCTCTAGTTGCTGAGGCTTTTGCGCGGTCTGCTTGTATTCTGCACCCTTATAAACCTTCAATTTTGTGATCAGCCTATCCCCCAGCCTTCCTTTAGGAAGCATCCCCCTTACAGCCGAAGTGATCACCCTTTCCGGGAACCTGGAAAGCTGGTCCTTTAACGCGGTCATCTTGTGGCCTCCAGGATAACCGGAATGCCTGAAATAGATCTTCTGCTCCATCTTTTTGCCGGTTACCTTGATCTTTGACGCATTTATTACCACGACAAAGTCGCCTGTATCAATATGGGGAGTGTACTCCGCCTTTTCTTTGCCCCTTATGACATTGGCCACTTTGCTGGCAAGCCGGCCCAGGACCTTGTCACTGGCGTCAACTATGAACCAGTTCCTGCTCACTTCCCCTGTTTTTGCCGAATATGTACTGTTCCTTTTCATTGTTCCATCCTTCCGCGTGCCTTTTTCAGTTTACCAGCTCCAGCAGGACCATTTTTGCATTGTCACCTCTGCGCGAACCTGTCTTTGTTATCCTGGTCACACCGCCTTTGTTATCCTTGAACCTCTCCGGAGCCGTTGCAAAGAGCTCTTTGACAAGGTCTTTATCCCGGATCATCGAGAACGCTTTCCTTTTTGAGAAAAGGTCCCCTTTTTTAGAAAGAGCCACCAGTTTTTCTGCAAAGAACCTCACTTCAAGCGCCCTTGCCTTAGAAGTTGATACCTTCCCGTTCTTTAAAAGCCCCGCCGTTATGCTTTTAAGCATGGCCAGCCTCTGGTCCGTGGGTTTGCCCAGTTTCCTATATGCTTTTTTGTGCCTCATGTTACTTTTCTTCCCCTTTTTGAGCTCCCTTGAGGTTCAGATTGTACCTGGAAAGGCTTTCCTTGATCTCCTCGCTTGATTTGGACCCCAGATTTTTTATCTTGTCCAGATCGTCCTCGGTAAGCTGTACCAGGTCCCTGATCTTGTTGATGTCCGACTTCTTAAGGCAGTTAAGAGACCTTGCGGAAAGCTCTAGTTCGTCCACGCTCATTTCAAGGACCGCGTTGTCCAGGTCGTCGGAGCCTTTTATCTCGATCTGGAGTTCATCCGCCCGTTCCCCCATGTTTATGAACATGTCTATATGGCGCTCGAGTATCTTGGCGCTTGCTTTTACAGCCTCGTCCGGCTTTATCGAGCCGTTGGTCCACACATCAAGCACCAACCTGTCATAATTTATCTCCTGCCCTACTCTGACCTCTTCTATTGTGAGGTTCACTTTTCTGACGGGAGTAAAGATAGAATCAACCGGGATAGTGCCCAGGGGCTGATTGGCTTTCTTGTTCCTCTCCCCGACCACAAAGCCTTTTCCTTTTTCCACCACCATTTCTATATTGAGCTTGCCGCCGGCTTCAAGGGTGGCGATCGGCTGGTCCGGGTTCACTATTTCGATCTCCGCATCATGCTTTATGTCCTTGGCGGTAACAAGCCCTTTGCCGTGCGCTTCCAGCTTGATTATTTTAGGGACATCCGAGTGGGACCGGATCACAAGCTGTTTTATGTTTAGGATAAGCTGCAGCACATCCTCAACCACATTCGGTATAGTGGAAAATTCGTGCGCGACATTCTCTATCCTGATCGAGGTCACCGCCGCCCCCACCAGGGACGAAAGGAGCACTCTTCTCAAGGTGTTGCCCAGGGTCGAGCCGTATCCCCTCTCAAGAGGCTCTGCAATGAACCTTCCGTAATAATCGTCATGCGGCTCGTACTTGACCCAGGGCTTTTCTCCTAAAATCACCATCTGTTTTTCTCCTCCTATCTAGAATAGAACTCGACTATCAGGTTCTCGGATATCAGGGTGTCCATCTCTTCCCTTCTGGGATAGGACATCACTTGCCCCTGCATTTTTTCGCTGTCGTAGGAGAGCCACGAGGGGGCCTGGCGCTCCGAAAGTTTTTCCAGTCTCACCTTCATTTTGCCCGCCGAAAGTTCCTTTACGCCTATCACATCGTTAACCTTGACGCAAAAGGACGGAATGTTGACCTTTTTGCCGTTAACCATTATATGGCCGTTTCGCACCAGCTGCCTGGCCTCTTCTCTTGAAGAAGCCATAGCCAGCCTGAAAACAACATTGTCAAGTCGCCTTTCCACCAGTTCCAACAGCTTTTCGCCGGTAGAGGTCTTGCTTTTTGAAGCAAGTTCAAAATAATTCCTGAACTGGACCTCGGAGAGGCCAAAGATCCTTTTTGCTTTCTGTTTTTCACGGAGTCTAAGAGAGAACTCGGACATCCTTTTCTGCGCCTGTCCGTGCTGTCCGGGCCGATAGCCCCTTCTTGCAAATGCGCATTTGGCGCCATAGCATCTGTCCCCCTTAAGGAAGAGCTTTGCCCCTTCGCTCCTGCACAGTTTGCATTTTGGTCCCGTGTGTCTTCCCATTTAAACTCTCCTTCTCTTTCTGGGCCTGCACCCGTTGTGAGGGATCGGCGTCACATCTTTAATACAGTTGATATCGAGTCCGGCCGCCTGAAGCGCCCTGATAGCCGTTTCTCTGCCGGAACCCGGGCCTTTGACAAAAACGCTCACTTCTTTCATCCCGAGTTCAAGGGCCTTTCTCGCGGCGATCTCGGCCGCGGACTGGGCCGCAAAAGGGGTCCCCTTTTTGGTGCCCTTGAATCCCGCGTTCCCCGAGGATGCCCAGGCTACCACGGCGCCTTTTGAATCCGTGATGGATATTATCGTGTTGTTAAAAGTAGCCTTAATATAGGCAGTTCCCTGCAGAGGGGCCCTCTTGTCCTTTTTTTTCTTCTTAACTACTTCTTTTTCTTCAGCCATTAATTAGACCTCCCTTTATTCCGACTTTTTATTTTCTTCTTTTCTCTTGCCGACCCCGACCGTCTTTCTCTTGCCTCTCTTGGTCCTTGCATTTGTCTTGGTCCTCTGGCCTCTGACGGGAAGCCCTCTCCTGTGCCTTACGCCTCTGTAGGTCCCGATATCCATAAGCCTCTTTATATTGAGAGAAACATCCTTGCGCAGATCGCCTTCCACCTTGTAATTCTTTATGATGTCCCTTATCCTGACTATCTCTTCCTCCGTCAAATCCTTTATCTTGGTATCAACAGGGACAGAGGCTTCTTTAAGTATCTTGCGGCTTACCGTCTGCCCTATTCCGTAGATATAGGTGAGGCCTATCTCGGCCCTTTTATTCTTAGGAAGATCTACCCCGGAAATTCGCGCCATTTTATTCTCCTTTTACTCCTTCAGCCCTGTCTCTGCTTATGCTTTGGATTTTTGCAGATAACATAAAGTTTGCCCTGCCTTTTGACCATTTTGCAGTCCACGCAGATCTTTTTTACCGACGATCTTACTTTCATCTTATTTCCCCCTGTAGGTAATTCTTCCTCTGGTAAGATCATAGGGGGAAAGCTCCACCCTGACCTTGTCCCCGGGAAGGATCCTGATAAAATGCTTTCTTATCTTGCCGGACACATGCGCCAGCATTACCTGCCCAGTCTCAAGTTTTACCTTGAACAAAGCGCTTGGAAGAGCTTCGAGCACTTCCCCTTCAAACTCTATGACATCCTTGTCTTTTACCATTTCAGATCCTTGTCAGGACTTCGACGCTGTCGCTGCTCACCAGCACCGTGTGCTCAAAATGCGCCGACAGACCGCCGTCGGAAGTGACCACGGTCCAGCCGTCGTCCAGGGTCTCTATCGAACTCTGTCCTGTGTTCAGCATCGGCTCGATCGCAAAGGTCATGCCCGTCTCTATCTTTGGCCCCTGACCGGGCTTTCCAAAATTAGGTATAAGAGGGTCCTCGTGCAGCTGCCTGCCGACACCGTGTCCGAAAAGGTCCCTGACAACGCTGTAGCCCTTTTTTGAAGCGTGAGACTCAATGGCATGGGAAATATCGCCTATTCTTTTGCCGCTTTTTACTGCTTCAATGCCTTTCTCGAGGCATTCTTCCGCTGCCCGGATCAGGTTCTTTGCGCTTTTTGTGACCTTGCCGACCGGAAAGGTTTTTGCGGTATCTCCGTAACAGCCGTTATAGATGGCTCCGACATCAATGCCGACAATATCGCCTTCGCACAGCTCCCTGTCGCCCGGGATGCCGTGGACCACCTCATTGTTAACCGAAAGGCAGCTCGCATGGCGGTAGCCCCTGTAGCCCTTGAAAGCCGGCTTAGCGCCGCTTTTTACGAGCTCATTCTCAATAAAAGTATCCAGTTCTATTGTCTTCATCCCGGCTCTTACCTCTTTCCCCGCTTTTAACAGGACGCTTGCCGCTATCCGGCACGCCTCTTTAATGTTCTTTATCTCTTCCTCATTCTTCTTTATTATCATACCGCCGCAAGGATCCTGGCTTTTACCCGGGCCGGAGCACCTGAACCGTCAACCTTTGCCAGCAGGCCCTTTTTCTCATAATGGGACTTTAAAGGGGCCGTTTCCTTTTCGAAAACCTCGAGCCTTTTCACGATCGTCTCCTCTTTGTCGTCATTCCTTACATAAAGAGGGGATGCGCAGAAATCGCATTTGCCTTCCTCTTTTGGAGGATTGGAGGATACATGGTATACCCTTCCGCAGTTCCTGCAGGACAGCCTGCCTGAAAGCCTCTTAACTATCTCCTCATTTGGCACATCTATATAGACAGCCCTGCTTATGTCCGTTATTCCTTCAAGAAATTTTGCCTGATATACGGTCCTGGGATACCCGTCAAGGATAAATCCGCTTTTTGCCTTGGCAAGCGCATCCCTGGCAATTTCATTGACAAGGTCATCCGGCACAAGAGTGCCCGCCTTAAGGTGCTCCTGAGCTTTAATTCCCGAAGGCGTCCCATCCTTTATCGCCTGCCTCAAAATATCCCCCATCGAAATATGCGCGAGCCCGGCCTCCAAGGCTATTTCTTTTGCCTGAGTTCCCTTGCCGGAGCCCGGAGGGCCCAAAAATATGAGCTTCTTTTCCATTTAAGTAAGAAGCCCTTCATACTGTCTGCTGATAAGATGGGACTGTATCTGACGCACCAGATCAAGGGCCACTCCCACTACTATTAGCAGCGCAGTGGCTCCCAGCCCCTGGAAAGTCATAATATGCGTAAGACCTTCTACAATGCTGGGGATAACGGCTATAACAGCAAGAAAGACAGCCCCCATCAAGGTCAGTCTTGTTATCACATATTCAAAAAAGTCAGCTGTGGGCTTGCCGGGCCTTATCCCGGTTATGAACCCTCCGTACTTTTTGATGTTTTCCGCAAGCTCTTTCGGGTTAAAGGTAATAGCTGTATAGAAGTAACAGAAAAAGAAGATCAGCAGAAAATAAAAGAGCATATAAAAAGAGCCGCTCGGTGACACCGCAGAAACAAGCCCCCTTACAAGATCATTGGGTATGAACTGCGCAATAGTTGCCGGAAACAGCAGCACGGAGGACGCAAAAATGATAGGGATAACGCCTCCCTGGTTAAGCCTTAAAGGTATGTAAGTGGTCTGACCGCCGTAAACCCTGCGGCCGACTATTTTCTTCGCATACTGTACCTGCACCCTGCGCTGCGCCTCCTGCACTATCACTATCGCAACTATCATTACAAGAAAGACCGAAAGAAGGACCGCGACACCTGCCACGCTGGCCCCTCCTTTTACGATCATAAAGGTCTGCCCAAAATAGGACGGGATCCTGGATACAATGCCGGCAAAGATTATCAGAGAAGCCCCGTTGCCTATCCCGTTAGCCGAGATAAGCTCCGAGATCCACATTATGAACGCTGTTCCGGCGGT
This region includes:
- the serA gene encoding phosphoglycerate dehydrogenase, with protein sequence MKVLVADKLAKEGVEKLKGAGLSVDVITGQTEEQLVGIIAAYDAMIVRSETKVTPAIINAAANLKIIARAGVGVDNVNLEAATKKGIVVVNSPEGNTIAAAELSFAMMMSMARNIPQAVASLKGGKWERGKFMGSELYNKVLGVVGLGKIGSRVASYAQALGMRVVAYDPFVNEDYAKKLGVDVKDLDSVLSLSDYITFHIPKTKETLKLINKDKFSIMKDGVRIINCARGGIIDEADLAEALKSGKVKAAAIDVFEKEPATGNPLVELENVIATPHLGASTLEAQVNVAVDVVDQIIDVFKGESARAAVNIPSMRPDVLAPVKPYLRLAEKLGKFAAQILDGAIEEVEISYLGELSELNVSPLTVSVLKGLLESALAEAVNLVNAGVIAKERGIKIKEIKSLEAEDFSNLIMVKASSKDKSRLVAGCVQGSFGERLVRIDDFRTDVVPSGYMIITSHTDKPGIIGSMGTLLGDNKVNIASMDVGRQSVGGKAVMVLNIDNTVPDELLKKMEKLSGITEARLVKI
- a CDS encoding alanine--glyoxylate aminotransferase family protein codes for the protein MAFKEYLLIPGPTPVPNRVLAAMGKQMINHRGPSFSSIIKEIVEGVKWAYQTKNDVITLTTSGTGGMESAIVNFLSPGDKVLSLNIGAFGNRFAKIARAYGADVDEVKFERGKAVDLKTVEEKLAQDKDKKIKAVLVQQNETSTGVLNDIGSIAKVVKKHGALIIVDAVSGLLTAPLKTDEWELDVVVSGSQKAFMVPPGLAFVAVSKKAWAAHENAKMPRFYFDFKAAMKFAEIGETPWTPAVSVIYGMQEAIRMLREEGLENIFARHEKMSKAVRAGVKALGLKLLAGDSVASKAVTAVFPPEGMDADALRKKIREKYGVVLAGGQEDLKGKVFRIGHLGYIDKMELLAAMAALEIELVELGSKIEQGAGVAAMEEILK
- a CDS encoding NAD(P)-dependent oxidoreductase, coding for MAVNFYEAANAGGRYLGGQSSILRPNGANWARFVPSEQLNHRSGVPANILIPDPVDTRALALLAKAGAAFTVLCPDSEPLTDPVAQLQAVAKADPGISVVMPFVKYQFKEPVLGMMPALQAVCHWSTGYDNSDGAYIKNRGLAYTYAPGPLTNAMAELTTGLILDSHFRITDSIAQEGETGIPLEYIASYPTDISSQQTFAQFLFGLFLSRVLRLQDMYEFVRSGRFVGCGVGSERTIFHDQLAMDKEAGIERTVGVLVPEEARGISSMFRGILAPRDANPFGLKDLEISSNIGQEHDYIIRLPFARRINNAPNVLDPNTVTIRHGFEQNVFSGPSLTGLTLSLVGFGRIGSAVAVRAQALGMNIVAYDPYLPQEARAGYAGVTFVDDKESLLRQADFLVMIPKLTDETRGWLGEKELAMLKSYAAIINTSRGPVVDEGAVMAHLNSRPLARYMADVLVDEANDTHRGLAELANARITGHTGSAAGSRDGIEGPAVRLRMQTLAIEQNILPIIRGEAPTHPIE
- the rpsI gene encoding 30S ribosomal protein S9 — translated: MTESQETKKTAKKPARKKIAAAAGETGASEKTTHFKKESKKDLRKKPLAVAVGRRKTSVARVFLYPGSGAIFINKRDYRQYVSSRQLLISSILEPLVIVNQLSSYDAEVLCRGGGVASQADAVKLGIARALCRIDAALKPQLSKAGCLARDPRAKERKKYGRKRARKRFQYTKR
- the rplM gene encoding 50S ribosomal protein L13, whose translation is MKRNSTYSAKTGEVSRNWFIVDASDKVLGRLASKVANVIRGKEKAEYTPHIDTGDFVVVINASKIKVTGKKMEQKIYFRHSGYPGGHKMTALKDQLSRFPERVITSAVRGMLPKGRLGDRLITKLKVYKGAEYKQTAQKPQQLEV
- the rplQ gene encoding 50S ribosomal protein L17; this encodes MRHKKAYRKLGKPTDQRLAMLKSITAGLLKNGKVSTSKARALEVRFFAEKLVALSKKGDLFSKRKAFSMIRDKDLVKELFATAPERFKDNKGGVTRITKTGSRRGDNAKMVLLELVN
- a CDS encoding DNA-directed RNA polymerase subunit alpha, whose translation is MVILGEKPWVKYEPHDDYYGRFIAEPLERGYGSTLGNTLRRVLLSSLVGAAVTSIRIENVAHEFSTIPNVVEDVLQLILNIKQLVIRSHSDVPKIIKLEAHGKGLVTAKDIKHDAEIEIVNPDQPIATLEAGGKLNIEMVVEKGKGFVVGERNKKANQPLGTIPVDSIFTPVRKVNLTIEEVRVGQEINYDRLVLDVWTNGSIKPDEAVKASAKILERHIDMFINMGERADELQIEIKGSDDLDNAVLEMSVDELELSARSLNCLKKSDINKIRDLVQLTEDDLDKIKNLGSKSSEEIKESLSRYNLNLKGAQKGEEK
- the rpsD gene encoding 30S ribosomal protein S4; amino-acid sequence: MGRHTGPKCKLCRSEGAKLFLKGDRCYGAKCAFARRGYRPGQHGQAQKRMSEFSLRLREKQKAKRIFGLSEVQFRNYFELASKSKTSTGEKLLELVERRLDNVVFRLAMASSREEARQLVRNGHIMVNGKKVNIPSFCVKVNDVIGVKELSAGKMKVRLEKLSERQAPSWLSYDSEKMQGQVMSYPRREEMDTLISENLIVEFYSR
- the rpsK gene encoding 30S ribosomal protein S11; this encodes MAEEKEVVKKKKKDKRAPLQGTAYIKATFNNTIISITDSKGAVVAWASSGNAGFKGTKKGTPFAAQSAAEIAARKALELGMKEVSVFVKGPGSGRETAIRALQAAGLDINCIKDVTPIPHNGCRPRKRRRV
- the rpsM gene encoding 30S ribosomal protein S13, yielding MARISGVDLPKNKRAEIGLTYIYGIGQTVSRKILKEASVPVDTKIKDLTEEEIVRIRDIIKNYKVEGDLRKDVSLNIKRLMDIGTYRGVRHRRGLPVRGQRTKTNARTKRGKRKTVGVGKRKEENKKSE
- the rpmJ gene encoding 50S ribosomal protein L36, with protein sequence MKVRSSVKKICVDCKMVKRQGKLYVICKNPKHKQRQG
- the infA gene encoding translation initiation factor IF-1 codes for the protein MVKDKDVIEFEGEVLEALPSALFKVKLETGQVMLAHVSGKIRKHFIRILPGDKVRVELSPYDLTRGRITYRGK
- the map gene encoding type I methionyl aminopeptidase, translating into MIIKKNEEEIKNIKEACRIAASVLLKAGKEVRAGMKTIELDTFIENELVKSGAKPAFKGYRGYRHASCLSVNNEVVHGIPGDRELCEGDIVGIDVGAIYNGCYGDTAKTFPVGKVTKSAKNLIRAAEECLEKGIEAVKSGKRIGDISHAIESHASKKGYSVVRDLFGHGVGRQLHEDPLIPNFGKPGQGPKIETGMTFAIEPMLNTGQSSIETLDDGWTVVTSDGGLSAHFEHTVLVSSDSVEVLTRI
- a CDS encoding nucleoside monophosphate kinase, yielding MEKKLIFLGPPGSGKGTQAKEIALEAGLAHISMGDILRQAIKDGTPSGIKAQEHLKAGTLVPDDLVNEIARDALAKAKSGFILDGYPRTVYQAKFLEGITDISRAVYIDVPNEEIVKRLSGRLSCRNCGRVYHVSSNPPKEEGKCDFCASPLYVRNDDKEETIVKRLEVFEKETAPLKSHYEKKGLLAKVDGSGAPARVKARILAAV
- the secY gene encoding preprotein translocase subunit SecY → MITSLAGLFNIADLRKRVLFTLGMIAVFRLGAHISVPGIDTLRLQALFNQGNLLGFLDLFTGGALVKFSIFAMGIVPYINASIIMQLLTAVIPQLEELSKEGDSGRKQIAQYTRYLTIALAVFQSVGMSFWLRGVLVPGYSFPFFLISTVISLTAGTAFIMWISELISANGIGNGASLIIFAGIVSRIPSYFGQTFMIVKGGASVAGVAVLLSVFLVMIVAIVIVQEAQRRVQVQYAKKIVGRRVYGGQTTYIPLRLNQGGVIPIIFASSVLLFPATIAQFIPNDLVRGLVSAVSPSGSFYMLFYFLLIFFFCYFYTAITFNPKELAENIKKYGGFITGIRPGKPTADFFEYVITRLTLMGAVFLAVIAVIPSIVEGLTHIMTFQGLGATALLIVVGVALDLVRQIQSHLISRQYEGLLT